From the genome of Legionella beliardensis:
GGATTTAATTGTTGCGCCACATTAATAACGCGCGCTAGCATAGGCTGACCCGCAACTGTATGAAGCACTTTAGGTTTATTAGAATACATTCGCTTTCCAAGCCCTGCGGCAAGAATAATAATTTGTAAGGCCATAATTTTTGTAATTTCCTTAAGCTAATTGGCATCATCCTAGCTGGTAGATACCGGAATTAAGCAGTCTGATTTGATGTTGATTATATTAGAATTACTGATATCATAAAAAAATTGCGCCACAAGGAGTAGTGAAAAATGACTATTTTTTTAAAAATAATTCGCGATTACTTAACTAATGAATTAACAGACTATATAGGCACTTCATCGTCTTCAGATAAGTCGGTTATAAATTACCTTTCTCAAACATTATATGCAGGAAGAGAAAAGCAACTCTCTAACCAAAAGCGAGCCATTGCTAGCGAATTAATTCAGGAGTTAAAGACATTTAAACTGCCTGAGCTTGCTTTACCCAAAGAAGATAGCTCGGAAGGAGAAGGTGCTAATAAAGACAATGACTTAGACGTAGAAAACGATAAAGGCAAAGAGAAAGAAGTGGCAGAGCTTGCAGAAGAGGTCAAGCTTCCCACTACCTCAAACGCTTCGGACACGTCTATAGCTACAGAAATAGCCCAACCTTCTCAGGATTATCTTAATACGAATCAAATTATTAGCCTATTGCTTGCGGCAAAAGCAGCGGCAAAAAAAGAAAGTGATGCACTCAATTACGACGAAGGAACGTTTGGTCCATTAATAATTGACATGATCAAAGTAATAAATAATTTTCTAGGAAAACTAAAGGACATGCAGCTACAAGATATACCTGATGATAACGATCCCTACAATAAACTTTGTTATTATCTTGCTACCTACCTCTTTAAGAATACCTTAGGAGAACTACATCCAAGTGCGCTTGCAAGAATAACTACTAATCCTAAAATTACTAATTCGCGTAAATTAACCCGAGAAAAAGAATTACTTGTTAAAGAGAGAATTATTGCTTGTAAAGAAGACCTAGAAACCTTAGATATACACCATACTAAATATCATCAGACAAGAAGAAGCCGCGTATTAGCTCATATACATGAGTTAAAAGAGCTAAATCAAGGAAAAGTTAATGAGTATGGCTTAAATATTACTATACCTATTACTTTAGCATTCTTTTCTACCCTCAAAATCAATGGCCCTAAACTAGGACCTGAAGCAGGAATGCTCAATGATTGCTTAACTGAAGCTCAAAATGCTATAAAAAAGGAAAACTTAGAGCACGTTGTAGAGCAAATCTCTTCGGTAACTTTAACATAGCACCTTACAACGCACTAAGCTCACCACAAAGATTAGTTTCCATTAATTTTTTTATGTGGGTGGGCTTAAGATTCTTACTTAATAAGTAGAGTAGCTTACAATGAGCAGCTTCAGGCGTCATATCTCGCCCACTAATTAAGCCTGCCTGCTTTAAACCATGGCTTGTGGCATATTGTCCCATTTCTACTGAGCCTTGCTGACATTGGGTACAATTAACAATAATAATGCCGCGCTCACACGCTTTCGCTAACAGCGTTAAAAACGTCTGCTCATTATTCGGCGCATTTCCAGCCCCATATGTTTCTAACACCAGCCCATGCAATGGCTGCTGCAGCAAATAAGCTAGAATATCTGTTAAAAACCCTGGGAATAAGCGAATATTAGCAATAAAATGCGGTGAAATAGTTTGTAATTTTAATTCCTCTGCAGGTAAAGGAAGTAATAAATGGCGATGGATATTAATAGCAATACCAATACTTGCTAGATGTGGGTAATTAGGCGAATCAAAAGCCTTAAAGCGTTGTGCACTGATTT
Proteins encoded in this window:
- the ansA gene encoding asparaginase, giving the protein MKKRVLIINTGGTISSVKTSYGYEPELGYIHKALAQIPALNHADMPSYDIKEYEPLLDSSNMTMNDWNQIAADIFENYQAYDGFVVFHGTDTMAYTASALSFMLEHLAKPVILTGSQIPLSEVRNDAIDNIITSLWLCAHTPIHEVCIYFNQHLLRGNRAQKISAQRFKAFDSPNYPHLASIGIAINIHRHLLLPLPAEELKLQTISPHFIANIRLFPGFLTDILAYLLQQPLHGLVLETYGAGNAPNNEQTFLTLLAKACERGIIIVNCTQCQQGSVEMGQYATSHGLKQAGLISGRDMTPEAAHCKLLYLLSKNLKPTHIKKLMETNLCGELSAL